The nucleotide sequence TCAATCCTTCATGAAGTAGAGTCAGACCCGCTGTATGAGTGGTTGATGTGGTTCCCCGTCAGTTTAAGTGTGATCCTCGGTCTGTTTTGTGCAGATGGTCTCCGGGACAGAGATATATTAGCAGTACTAGCACTGATGTTTCTCAGAAGTGACACAATGTGTTTTCTCCACAGCCGACCAAACAGTCGAAGACCAGGAAGCTGCGCGGGCACGTCAGCCACGGGCACGGGCGCATCGGTGAGTGCACGCGCTGATGGCTGGAgtgcatggccgcgggaagtgacgagagggagattaaaaaaaatgtaggcctataggGAATGTGAAGGTACGTCACGCAGTGTTGCATTATGGGACGTGGGCGCCATGTTTAGAGGCACGATCTCTGTTTACGTTTTCGCTAACCATTGCTATGACATTTAATTGTGGGTGTGTTCGGCTAAAACGAGGTAAAATTGAAGAACGGAAGAAATTGAGAATTTGAAAGAAAAAGAGTAGGGACCCTATCGGGAGAAACTAAATgccactgccaaaaaaaaaacgttatttagACAAACTGTCCGAGATAAACAAGATAGATCCATATGATTTAGCAGCCCAAGACTGGATTACGGATCCAGACGCACTACCTCCGCTCACATATATGGACATCGTCACTTACCTCGTTTTAGGATTGAGTGCGTACACTTTGCAGGAGTTTAAGAGCTATAAATCCATTCAAGCCCATGAACAGTTTTGCAGCGGCTGGGTACAAGACCTCCTCATTCACAGGCCGCCTAACTGCAAGAGCACAGTCGTACTGGCAAAGGTAAGATGGCACTTCTTCTTCTGTCGGAGttttatggcggttggcaaaTCAGCTAAAATAAACATGCTATTTACTGACAATGTTTTAATACCTAAGTATCTTAATGATTCTGTAAAACTGATTCTTTCTCTGTTGTATTTTGTGCCaagttattaaaacaaacaaaatgctaaatattcaGCTAAAGTTATGTTATTTTAGAGTCATAAGCAGTGGGTTTGAgcagttgcatttaaaaaaatattggttaTAATTGTCAAAATTGTCTAAAAACCCAGTTTTATTTTGCTTGTGGTGGgcagatttatttttgtaacacGTGATTATGTTGAttagaaatgaataaatacataatgtacaatcaatcatttacattacattatttttacattgaaatacataatttacatttacaaattagtTTGACAGTGTAAGCATAAAAGCAAGATAATTTAAGTGGTTCTGCTTTTATTAATCACAAATTAactacatttaatttgtattaatcagATAATAAATGTATCTGTCATTGATTAACATTTCTGTCTTTATGTACAGGTGATGCACTCCCAGCGCCTTAGTGAAGTTCCTCTGAAGGCTTGGGTTATCAACACCAATGGTGAAGTTTCCTCAGCCCACTGTACGTGTATGCCTTGAGTCGCAGAGACATGCTCCAATGTTGACGAATGTCAGTACCCAAACAGTTACCTGgaaccactgacttccatagattttttttttcctgctatggaagtcagtggttcCAGGTAACTGTTTGGGTactgacattcttcaaaatatcttcctttgtgttcagcagaagaaagaaattcatacaggtttgaaacaacttgagggtgaataaatgatgacagaattttcattttaaagtgaactatccctttaaagggtcTCTGTGGATACAATCAGTACAGAAACAGATACGTcacttaatgtatttattaagcaGTTATATAAAAACTTGagtcagaaacattttaaaaaggcatGTAAAAATATGTACAGAATATCAAAGCAAATTgttcattgaaaaaataaataatttttgattCATGCAATGTGGCCTGTCTTTAATTCAACATCATTCATCAGCTATCCTACAAATCATCAAGGAATATACAATACACAACACCTCTTGCTTTGTACAACTTTTAACAAACGTTTTTACAAACCAGTTGATTTAGTAATCACTGCACAACACTTGGACACATGTTTGTAAGAGCACAGCAGACTGTGACaactttcttcttgttttctttctCCTCTCCTGGCCTCTTGCTAATTACCTGATGTGTGAGGTATTTTCTTAACTGACGTGCAAACCTCTCTTTGTTCATCCCTTTCACTTCATTGTGGCCCAGAAGCAAAGATGGTGCCCAGTCAGGATGAGTATCCAGCATTTCAAATGCTGGTTGTCCTGTAAATACAGCAATTTTGTAGGTTATAGATAATTATGgacatcttatatatatatatatatatatatataaataatcaactTCTTAGATATTGTGATTGTTGTTGCAAATGGAACATTATCTGTTGATAGCCACAAATTATGCATTGCTCTGGAAGTCAACACACACCGACGTTTAAGACAAtaagaacaaaatgaaaatattgtatttagGTCAAAGTTAGAGACCACAGAACTCACCTGACTGAAAATGCAGCGAACACACTCTCGCTGATGCAGGGATGTTTTggaaagtaaaaatgttttctcCTGATTGCGGCAACCCACGCGATCCGGCATCTTTTCGTCAGCTCCTCCACCTGCTTCCCTTGTTGTTTTTTCCAGGAAGGAAAGCTGAAAAAACGTATTCCGTTGTTCAGTTTCCTCCCTGAACGATCGTGTGACCTGCTATGGCAGTTTTTGATCGAGCAGTACTGGCCAGCCATATCGACGTTTATTAAAATCTCGACAGAAAATCCAAACACAGCCTCCAACACAGGAATTCAAATACAGCGGTATAGGGCGCGATCCTGCAAATATGGCGGAGGACCCATAATGCAACACGGCGTGACGTCACCTTCACATTCCctattgcttggctagtcaaagctgatcccacacttgttgccaaaaaaataaatgttacaagcgcagCAGCACAATGCTCTcacctgagctacatgcaggcggggtgccctggttacaggtgtccaaatgtcgaggtgcgctgtattaaataaagatgaatgtattctgcatggaacgagcgggaaacctcgttactcggcgaccaaacttgcctgcctgacgttgacaacgtaacttccgaacctgtgttgattaggcctcaaaatatgaaattaaaatccaaaatatacgtaatagcctacgtgtgtcaaaataattttctaaaatattcataaggaatttataaattgtgcaaaataagtagtacactatagtatttttgtaaggtggtggggatagagatggagagtattatttcgttcgtgtgttctttgcgtaatggttgtggagaactgttaaataacgtttaaatagtcggagattatttccttgtggtttgtgtaaaaaggttggagatggagacagaaagctttatactgtgcgtgtgttctttgcgtaatggatgtggagaactgttcaataaacaaattacttaaatagtcggagattatttccttgtggtgtgcgtaaaaagattttggagttaatagagttgcgtgtgacataaacgtgcagtgactcaagccagctgaccaaatcgattgcattgttttagcgttattgtgaagtttgattaatattatattttgttgtaatattatttgttttatctaaataagttgcatgtatgtataggctatctgaaattgtaatgaaagtaattatttcgttttatttcgattattaaactattatttctgattctgcttctgcttcagattaataacccattgcgcatatctgagaactgatgtccgtgtgtttcagaccctggctggctgtgcactgaagtgtatatgacaataaagtagtaaatctcaatgtatttatttttaaaatttattttaaataggcctataggctcataggttttttgtcaaaaaaaaaaaaaaattcacagcaccccctgttcaaaattacttcccgcggccctgctggagtgtgtgtgtgtgtgtgtgtgtgtttgacagacagacagatcagaTGTGTGTGTCATCTGTGTTCTTTAGGCAAGCACAGGAAGCACCCCGGGGGTCGAGGTAATGCTGGGGGCATGCACCATCACAGAATCAACTTCGACAAATAGTGAGTTTCATTCTGTTCCAGCTGCAGAACACATCAAGCTAATGTTAAACAAACACTTGTGTGCAGCAATGATGCAAACTTGTCTTAATCACATTAACCCTTAAGAAATAATAGAAAGAAAATGCTTCTCAAGTCAAGGTAATTCAAAATGACAATGAAAACATTGAGCATGAAATATCAGACATACAGTAATATTTACAGGTATTTTAGATTGTGCTGCTTGTCTGTTGTTTCTCTGTGAACATGGACGTGCTTGACTTTTGCACTCGTCTctgttctttttctgttctgttggttttctgttttattataataaacccCTGGTTATATCCTGTTATGCTAACGGAGACGCGTCCCAGCACTGCTGTTGTCCTGTGAGTCTCTtaggataaaagcctctgctgaATGAAGCTGCTCTCTAAACCGTGTTCAAGTTAAAAGAGGTCAGCTGTGGTCCtcctgcttcagtgtgtgtgtgaacggcTCTAGCCACGTATTTCTGCTCCATCACGCCTGTTTGGATCGTTATCAAAGTGTCTAATTCTAATGTTTGGTAATATTTCCACTCAAAATCGTGATTCCTTAAGATGGTGGCGAAACATTAGGTATGAGTTAATAAAGTGTTGAGAACTGTCCAGCTATAACTTGTAGTTTTTGAGTCTTAAATGTGTCTCTGTGAAGTCTGCAGAAGTCTGTTTGCTGGAAGAGTGTTTCTGACGAGAAGTAGCTGTTTGTGAATGTGACGCTTCTTTAATTCTTGTTTGTTTCTTGCAGTCATCCTGGTTATTTTGGGAAGGTGGGCATGAGACACTATCACTTGAAGAGGAACACACTTTTCTGCCCCACCATTAACCTGGACAAGCTGTGGACGCTGGTCAGCGAGCAGACGAGGGTCAACTACAGCAAGAAGACGGACGGCCCGGCACCCATCATCGACGTCGTGCGAGCTGTGAGTCAGACCTGTgtaacctcacacacacaaacacacacacacacctcacagacacacacacctcacacagacacaaacacacacacacctcacacagacacaaacacacacacacacctcacacacacacacttcatctcaGATAGAGACATCATGCATGCTGTGAGTCAGACCTGtgcttcctcacacacacacacacacacacacctcacacagacacctcacacacacacacacctcacacacacacttcatctcaGATAGAGACATCATGCATGCTGTGAGTCAGACCTGtgcttcctcacacacacacacctcacaccagtgatcctcaaatctggctcgtgagatccagtttcctgcagagtttagctccgactctaattaaacacacctgcctgtgattttctaaagatcctgaagacactgattagcaaactcatgcgtgtttgattagggttagagatAAACTTCgccggaaagtggatctcgcgagccagatttgaggatcagtgccttacacagacacacacctcacacacacacacacacttcatctcaGATAGAGACGTCGTGCGTGCTGTGAGTCAGACCTGTGcttccccccacacacacacacacacacacacacacacacacacagctggggGTCATTTGTTCCTCCTGATGTAATCTCTGATGTCCTCGTGTCCCTGAGACTGTGCTTGACTCTGTGTGAGGTGATAAATCAGTCAAATCAAGTGCTTTAGTGTCTGAGGTTTCATCATCATTAGTTTGAACCTTTAAAGAAgttaaacttaaaaatgaaagcGGTCAACATGAGGACAAGCTTGTGTAGATTTGGAACATGATATAAATGACCACTTTAATTTAGGCATTTGAACCGACGGTCGTGCCCcgtttgtgaggagcatgctctctatgtgtttgtgaggtttctcctgtgtgtttgggaggtttctcctgtgtgtttgggaggtttctcctgtgtgtttgggaggtttctcctgtgtgtttgtgaggagcatgctctctatgtgtttgtgaggtttctcctgtgtgtttgtgaggtttctcctgtgtgtttgtgaggagcatgctctctatgtgtttgtgaggtttctcctgtgtgtttgtgaggtttctcgtgtgtgtttgtgaggtttctcctgtgtgtttgtgaggtttctcctgtgtgtttgtgaggagcatgctctctatgtgtttgtgaggtttctcctgtgtgtttgtgaggtttctcctgtgtgtttgtgaggagcatgctctctatgtgtttgtgaggtttctcctgtgtgtttgtgaggagcatgctctctatgtgtttgtgaggtttctcctgtgtgtttgtgaggtttctcctgtgtgtttgtgaggagcgtgctctc is from Carassius auratus strain Wakin chromosome 25, ASM336829v1, whole genome shotgun sequence and encodes:
- the LOC113043662 gene encoding 60S ribosomal protein L27a isoform X2, producing the protein MVCSQTLLVLFGFLCRHADQTVEDQEAARARQPRARAHRHPGYFGKVGMRHYHLKRNTLFCPTINLDKLWTLVSEQTRVNYSKKTDGPAPIIDVVRAGYFKVLGKGKLPKQPVIVKAKFFSRRAEEKIKGVGGACVLTA
- the LOC113043662 gene encoding 60S ribosomal protein L27a isoform X1, whose protein sequence is MPTKQSKTRKLRGHVSHGHGRIGKHRKHPGGRGNAGGMHHHRINFDKYHPGYFGKVGMRHYHLKRNTLFCPTINLDKLWTLVSEQTRVNYSKKTDGPAPIIDVVRAGYFKVLGKGKLPKQPVIVKAKFFSRRAEEKIKGVGGACVLTA